One Amaranthus tricolor cultivar Red isolate AtriRed21 chromosome 10, ASM2621246v1, whole genome shotgun sequence genomic window carries:
- the LOC130825998 gene encoding RING-H2 finger protein ATL2 — MADHIHNNHNDSKMSHPYVSEPKSYALSGRIMLSAIIVLFAVVVIMICLHVYARWYILRARRRQIRRARRRTHLVFYIEPDNPSNIVPISTHGLESSVLKLLPTFTFSKKEENEEILECAVCLSEFEEREKGRMLPKCKHCFHVECIDMWFHSHSTCPLCRSPVDASDISTEFEPTAASGEVVVELSELNQSQLGLNELTQEVVPSQAELLEGCSDQFSSSSVGGRRKGMDMVGVSIEVPRRSQSFCFPAPNSDESGPSRSPSGFKSPTSRILSFKRILSREKKSPLPSPSSCAAGSSYREFDIESGRVESSSQILTPTTPKS, encoded by the coding sequence ATGGCAGATCACATTCACAATAACCATAACGATAGTAAAATGTCTCATCCTTACGTTTCAGAACCTAAAAGCTATGCTCTCAGCGGCCGAATTATGCTAAGCGCCATTATCGTCCTTTTCGCTGTTGTCGTTATCATGATTTGTCTACATGTTTATGCTCGCTGGTACATCCTCCGTGCTCGCCGCCGTCAGATCCGCCGTGCGCGCCGTCGTACTCATCTTGTTTTTTACATCGAGCCTGATAATCCTTCCAATATTGTACCTATTTCTACTCACGGACTTGAATCCTCTGTTCTGAAATTGCTTCCTACTTTTACATTCTCAAAGAAGGAAGAAAATGAGGAAATTCTAGAATGTGCTGTTTGTTTATCAGAatttgaggagagagaaaaaggaCGAATGTTGCCTAAATGTAAGCATTGTTTTCATGTTGAATGCATTGATATGTGGTTTCATTCTCACTCTACTTGCCCGCTTTGTCGATCTCCGGTCGACGCTTCTGATATCTCGACGGAATTTGAACCTACGGCTGCTTCAGGTGAGGTTGTTGTTGAGTTGAGTGAGTTGAATCAGAGTCAACTCGGTTTAAATGAGTTGACTCAAGAAGTAGTGCCGAGTCAAGCTGAGTTGTTAGAGGGTTGTTCGGATCAATTTTCATCATCTTCTGTTGGAGGAAGGAGAAAAGGGATGGATATGGTTGGAGTTTCGATTGAAGTACCGCGGAGGAGTCAGAGTTTTTGTTTTCCTGCACCGAACTCGGATGAGTCAGGACCGAGTCGTTCACCGAGTGGGTTTAAATCACCAACGAGTCGGATATTGTCGTTTAAAAGAATACTGAGTAGGGAAAAGAAATCTCCATTGCCTTCCCCTTCGAGTTGTGCCGCTGGGTCGAGTTACCGTGAGTTTGATATTGAGTCAGGTCGAGTTGAATCGTCGAGTCAGATTTTAACCCCAACAACCCCAAAATCATAA